From Gigantopelta aegis isolate Gae_Host chromosome 11, Gae_host_genome, whole genome shotgun sequence, the proteins below share one genomic window:
- the LOC121385330 gene encoding coatomer subunit zeta-1-like isoform X2: MDGGILEPSLYSVKAIAILDNDGNRLVSKYYDDTFSTAKEQKQFEKNLFNKTHRANADIIMFEGLTCVYKSNVDLFFYVIGSAQENELLLSNVLNGLYDAVSQILRKNTEKRALLENMDAVFLAVDEICDGGIVLEADPSAVVQKVAIKTDDISLGEQSVTQVLQSAKEQIKWSLLK; encoded by the exons ATGGATGGTGGGATATTG GAACCGTCACTCTATTCAGTGAAGGCTATTGCTATCTTGGACAATGATGGAAACCGACTCGTTTCAAAG TACTATGATGATACTTTTTCCACGGCTAAAGAACAGAAACAGTTTGAGAAGAACCTGTTTAACAAGACACACAGAGCTAACG ctGACATCATTATGTTTGAGGGACTGACGTGTGTGTATAAAAGCAATGTTGATCTGTTTTTCTATGTTATTGGTTCGGCTCAAGAAAATGAA ttgTTACTGTCCAATGTGTTGAATGGCCTGTACGATGCTGTCAGTCAGATTCTGAGAAAAAACACAGAGAAACGAGCTCTTCTGGAAAACATGGATGCTGTGTTTTTAGCAGTTGATGAAATTTGTGATGGAGG TATTGTGTTGGAAGCTGATCCATCAGCGGTTGTCCAGAAAGTGGCCATTAAAACTGATGACATTTCCCTCGGAGAGCAGTCTGTAACTCAG